TTGGTCAGTTGCTTTCGCATCAGGAATTCATAGACAATGTGATTGAGTTTCCCCGACACAGCATTGTCAGGGCTTTTAAGAAAAGCGACCCCATTCGTGGAATCCGGGAAATAAAAACTTTCATCAAAAAACTGAGGGAAATTAACTACGATATTATTGCTGACTTCCACGGGATCATTAAAAGTGCCATATTCTCCATGCTCGCCAGAGGGGATAGAAGGCTTGGATTCGGGAAGATGTATGCTAAAGAGAAAAGCCATTTTTTCTATGGCGAGACAGTCACAGCAAACAACAAGAGAATCCATAAGGTGGAGCGCAATATGCTGATTGCACGTCATCTGGGCGCCAATGGGGATATTCCGCAGGTATCGCTCACTGTGCCGACACATTTTGACGCATACATTGATGATTTTTTTTCAAAGGCAGGGTTGACCGGTCCGGTTTTTGCAGTAAACCCTTTTTCAAGCAGCGGGAGTATTTTTAAGAGATGGGGTCTGAAACAGTATGAAGAGATTATAAAAAAAATATATGATACCGTTGGGGCTCAAGTTATAATACTCTGGGGGCCCGGGGAGAAAAGGGATGCAGAGCATTTAAGAAAAATGGGGGGCGACAGGGCGATCCTTTCCTGCCCTACTAATGTGCCTCAGTTGTTTTCCCTCCTCAAGAGGATTGACATGTACATTGGTGGAGATTCGGGGGTTATGCACCTCGCAGCCTTTGCCGGCTGCCCCATGGTGGCAATCTTTGGCCCCACGGATGTAAATATCAATGCCCCGTACAGCAAAAACTGTACCATAGTGCGAAAGGATTTATTGTGCAGTCCATGTAAGAATAAAAACTGCCAGAGTAGAAAATGTCTGACGGATATTACGGTGGGAGAGGTGTTTGAAGCGATACTCAAAATGGATAGCAGGCATGATGCTATCAGCTCATAGCTCATAGCTGATAGCAAAAACGAATCAATGGGAGCAAGGATACATTTATGAA
This DNA window, taken from Pseudomonadota bacterium, encodes the following:
- a CDS encoding glycosyltransferase family 9 protein gives rise to the protein MSIPAVVAIRNTFSEAHISWLVEGSVGQLLSHQEFIDNVIEFPRHSIVRAFKKSDPIRGIREIKTFIKKLREINYDIIADFHGIIKSAIFSMLARGDRRLGFGKMYAKEKSHFFYGETVTANNKRIHKVERNMLIARHLGANGDIPQVSLTVPTHFDAYIDDFFSKAGLTGPVFAVNPFSSSGSIFKRWGLKQYEEIIKKIYDTVGAQVIILWGPGEKRDAEHLRKMGGDRAILSCPTNVPQLFSLLKRIDMYIGGDSGVMHLAAFAGCPMVAIFGPTDVNINAPYSKNCTIVRKDLLCSPCKNKNCQSRKCLTDITVGEVFEAILKMDSRHDAISS